In Ensifer adhaerens, a single window of DNA contains:
- a CDS encoding amidohydrolase: MDTLIVNGSLITGDGITFLERASVRIRGSKIADVTTYQPAANEGERVIDANGSIIIPGIINGHAHGCIEGPSMPSGTAPCSTEDILYQRNRHLMSGTTTLLNVCGLATPDEIGRGELASHALDVQVTTAHTPSSIAAAQVSDGKGLAHHHLTATIDDMISLGARALGEAGGGQTLGGGAQDYRYLPQAIEAATGVAVHPKIARLFKEAVLGRRLDGSGAASSEAIDDLIHHYALENHLTVEGLRRIVVETVMPPVHLAMKGLEEIAVQSHRLRLAAIFHNAAPTASILVRLAETYPRARMIAGHSNHPMFLPDEAVATARLLKERGVTIDVSTLDCIATRWRNGPDNLDALAEADLIDTLSTDYAGGDWDTILSAIQRMISRKQMPAPRAIALATGNVASAIPELAGDRGFIDRNKRADIVICDAHNFAHVRHVIANGRLVVENSRIL; the protein is encoded by the coding sequence ATGGACACGCTCATCGTCAACGGCAGTCTGATCACCGGCGACGGCATTACCTTCCTCGAGCGAGCGAGTGTACGGATCCGAGGATCGAAAATCGCCGACGTGACGACCTATCAGCCCGCGGCCAACGAAGGTGAACGCGTCATCGATGCCAACGGCTCGATCATCATCCCGGGCATAATAAATGGGCATGCCCATGGGTGCATCGAGGGCCCTTCGATGCCATCCGGGACGGCACCGTGTTCGACCGAGGACATTCTCTACCAACGCAATCGGCATCTGATGAGCGGGACCACCACCTTGCTCAACGTGTGCGGGCTCGCGACACCGGACGAGATCGGAAGGGGTGAACTGGCATCGCATGCGCTCGACGTTCAGGTAACGACGGCGCATACGCCGAGCAGTATCGCTGCTGCCCAAGTTTCAGATGGCAAGGGGTTGGCACATCATCACCTGACAGCGACCATCGACGATATGATCTCCCTCGGCGCACGGGCATTGGGAGAGGCCGGCGGCGGCCAAACGCTTGGCGGCGGTGCGCAGGACTACCGTTATCTGCCGCAAGCAATCGAAGCGGCCACGGGTGTTGCGGTCCATCCGAAGATCGCCAGACTTTTCAAGGAGGCGGTGCTAGGACGACGTCTTGACGGCTCTGGCGCAGCGTCGAGCGAAGCAATCGACGATCTAATCCACCATTACGCGCTGGAGAACCATCTGACGGTCGAAGGGCTTCGTCGGATCGTTGTCGAAACGGTCATGCCCCCGGTCCACCTCGCTATGAAGGGCCTTGAGGAAATCGCCGTTCAGTCGCACCGGCTCCGGCTCGCGGCGATCTTTCACAACGCCGCGCCGACTGCCTCGATCCTCGTGCGGCTGGCCGAAACGTATCCGCGCGCGCGGATGATCGCCGGGCACTCCAACCATCCGATGTTTCTGCCGGACGAGGCCGTGGCGACAGCGCGATTGCTTAAGGAGAGAGGCGTCACGATCGATGTGTCGACGCTCGACTGCATTGCAACCCGATGGCGCAATGGTCCTGATAACCTCGACGCACTGGCGGAGGCAGATCTCATCGACACGTTGTCGACCGACTATGCCGGCGGCGATTGGGACACGATCCTTTCTGCGATCCAGCGCATGATTTCCAGGAAACAAATGCCGGCGCCACGGGCCATCGCACTCGCGACCGGAAACGTCGCCAGCGCAATACCGGAACTGGCGGGCGATCGCGGTTTCATCGACAGGAACAAAAGGGCAGATATCGTCATCTGCGATGCTCACAATTTCGCCCACGTTCGCCATGTGATTGCGAACGGGCGTCTAGTGGTTGAGAATTCTCGTATTCTGTAG
- a CDS encoding winged helix-turn-helix transcriptional regulator: MLVSELWCAALISSGIQHLLERWPMMDRLAKRLQSIAANIHLNRQSIHGRAVRPPETILNRHIPRSMLRSKPMRANIMLLLQHRDREDRPMPPSDTNSKPLVIVSSRDAGFSLTHRHILTVAGYSTDLSSDLEDVMLIAGGRAVDAVLLDAPDIGAATFCQGLKRQISSTRTAVVALLRAKAVGALPAILRAGADEVLICPVEPQQYLNALKHHLADAPTGFAVASRVTSGGLSVDTASHQAYWRGIPFHLSLIEFRLLSTLLHESGRVFSRRDLIERAWPAGVFVDPRTVNVHVARLRKALLRLTGIDWIRAVRGVGYGLALPGPRQDHTAYRR; the protein is encoded by the coding sequence GTGCTCGTGTCAGAACTCTGGTGTGCTGCATTGATCTCATCCGGCATCCAGCATCTCCTTGAACGCTGGCCGATGATGGACCGGCTTGCAAAACGCCTCCAATCGATCGCGGCAAACATTCATCTCAACCGCCAATCAATTCATGGGCGTGCAGTCCGGCCACCCGAAACAATTCTTAATAGACATATTCCTCGATCAATGTTGCGATCAAAACCTATGCGTGCAAACATTATGTTGTTGCTTCAGCATCGTGACCGGGAAGACAGGCCGATGCCACCTTCCGACACGAACTCGAAGCCTTTGGTAATCGTCAGCTCGCGTGATGCCGGGTTCAGTCTTACCCATCGGCACATCCTCACCGTCGCGGGCTACTCCACCGATCTGTCATCAGATCTCGAAGACGTCATGCTGATCGCCGGAGGAAGGGCCGTGGATGCCGTGCTTCTCGATGCGCCCGACATAGGCGCCGCAACTTTCTGCCAGGGCCTGAAAAGGCAGATTTCGAGCACCAGGACAGCCGTCGTCGCTCTACTGCGCGCCAAAGCCGTTGGCGCGCTTCCAGCGATTTTGCGCGCCGGCGCCGACGAAGTCCTCATATGCCCGGTGGAACCCCAGCAATATCTGAACGCGCTCAAGCATCATCTGGCGGACGCCCCGACCGGGTTCGCTGTAGCCTCTCGGGTCACGTCCGGAGGGCTGTCAGTCGATACCGCCAGCCATCAGGCTTACTGGCGCGGTATTCCCTTTCATCTGAGCCTCATCGAGTTCCGGCTTCTCAGCACTCTTCTCCACGAGAGCGGTCGGGTGTTTTCCCGCCGAGACCTCATAGAGCGAGCATGGCCGGCCGGCGTGTTCGTCGACCCGCGTACGGTCAACGTCCATGTCGCGAGGCTTCGCAAGGCGCTCCTGCGGCTCACGGGCATTGACTGGATCCGCGCCGTTCGAGGTGTCGGCTATGGCCTGGCTTTGCCGGGGCCGAGGCAGGACCACACCGCTTATCGCCGATAG